In the Polyangiaceae bacterium genome, one interval contains:
- a CDS encoding DUF4345 domain-containing protein, whose product MADASQDRIARGVLALAGLVFLGVGVAFLLSPESMAAHIDLQLSSVNAKNDVRAMYGGVNAGLSLFFLACAARRSWLAAGLFAAMLCCVGLAAGRVASLVMDGTPGAMLFLFFGVELLGAVGCAWGLFSLRGPRRKDDEEPASEGPAALDALK is encoded by the coding sequence ATGGCCGACGCCAGCCAAGACCGCATCGCGCGCGGTGTCCTCGCCCTCGCTGGGTTGGTGTTCCTCGGAGTTGGCGTCGCGTTCTTGCTCAGCCCCGAGAGCATGGCCGCACACATCGACCTGCAACTGAGTTCGGTGAACGCCAAGAACGACGTGCGCGCCATGTACGGCGGAGTGAATGCAGGATTGTCTCTGTTCTTTCTCGCTTGTGCCGCCCGACGCAGTTGGCTCGCGGCCGGATTGTTCGCGGCCATGCTTTGCTGTGTGGGGCTGGCGGCAGGGCGCGTCGCGTCGCTGGTGATGGACGGCACTCCCGGAGCCATGCTGTTCCTGTTCTTCGGCGTAGAGCTGTTGGGCGCAGTCGGCTGTGCTTGGGGCTTGTTCAGCTTGCGGGGCCCCCGACGCAAGGACGACGAGGAGCCCGCGAGTGAAGGCCCCGCGGCGCTGGATGCCTTGAAGTAG